TTTGATTTACTTCTCACATCTTTTAATGCTGCACTTTGAGTAAAGAGCCACTGCTCTACGCTGATTTGATTCTGCTCATAACAGCAATGATGCCTTTTACACTGTGTGTAGACCATCAGATTGCTTTTTACAGCtttaacttttcatttctttccagtcCTGGGTCTAGGGTAGGCAATCAGCAACAGTTTTTAAGTGCTGAGGTTGTATCATGAGATGCCACTTATCTGCGCAGTGGAGGGATCctcactgcagtgctcagcaaCATGCCTAGCCTGGGAAAGCGCTTGTTCAGTTCTCCCTTTTCATCAGCTCTCTCCAAGAGGATATTGCTGCTTTTGAGATCTCAATGTAGATGTGATCAGAAGAGTTATTAGCACCCACGATCCTCTGTCATGGATCAAACTTCTCAAAAGTTGTTTCCTCTCTGCGTGGGTAGAGTACCCAGATGTGGTGCTATGATCAATGACTCTTATCTatccttgctttgcttttccaggTTCATCGGGGAATAAAAGGAATTGTGTCTGATAAATTTGGCAACCCAATTAAAAATGCTAGAATTTCAGTCAGAGGCATCCAGCATGATATCACCACaggtaatatttttatttcagattttttcctgGGGCAGAGTGAAAGCACTGAGAAGTGAACCTATGAACTCTTGTCATATCTGATGGAATTGTCACCTTATTGAGAAGTCAAGGCtcagctgtgtgtttgttttgagaaaagcaagagagagcAAACATCAAACTGGCTGTTGAGTCTGTCATATCTCTGGGATGACACAGTCCTTGCAGTTAAAACTTCCACATGAAGCTGTCAGCCAACCATCAAAAACAATGCGTAttagagaaattcagaaatccACCTAGAAGTACACAGTTCATGTCTGGAGGAATATAGCAATATCCCTGCTGGGAGGCAAAGACTACTCTATCCATCTTGTATTCAAGGAAAATAGATGAGACATTCTGAGCATGAGATATAGAATGTATAGTAGGATCTACAGTGGCTTTAGCAGCTGGAATAAGTACTGTGTTTGCAAGGCAAGCAACCcttttttccatgtgaaaaaCAGTATAAATATAAGCAATCTGTGAACAATGTTTATATCAAATGCAAAAGAACATAGAATTTTGAATTATGTTCAATGTCACCAGCTGATAACCATGTATAAGGTGTGTGCAACTGCTAATTTTCACAGTTCTAAAGTTCTGAGCACTGGaataaatgctttcattttattattgatttcagtgggaataGGATAGACCATAGGAGTGCAAAACAGAAGACATGAATGGTAACATTTTTTTATAATGATAGTTGAATCAAtttggaaagccacaatgactTACTATGTAGTGGATGCTTTCcagcttttgggaaaaaaagagggggaaaaaaaaaacccatcacaaattaaaaaaaaaagcccttaaCATCAGAGAGGATACAATAGTGGAGATTATGCAGATTCTTTAAACTGATGTGAGATTCTGGCATGAATTAGGGTCTCTTTCAAATTTCTTCCCAGATGATGGCTTTACACTGGCAATGGACATTTAAAGAATTAAGGgttgaataaaaaatatgtttacaCTATGGAACATTTGTACTTGTGTTAGAAGGGGTTAAAAATGTCATGTGATTAAAACATCTTTAAATTTCAGTGTcaaaaaaagtactgaaaaattccatgggaaaaaaaagacattaatgCAACATTAACTGAGTTAAGAAAcatatcatttaaaataaaggaaatacaaaatggagaataaatattgcattttaaaactcCCTGCTTTTTGCCTGCAGGGCCTAACCTTCAGCTGGAGGAAATTTACACTCATTTTATACTAATGGCAATTTATACCATCTGCAGCTCCGACTCCGTGGTCTTATGCACTATAACATCTGTAAAGTAGTAGAATGTAATATAATAAAAGAGGGATTTCTTACCTCTTTTGACATGCTATATTTATGTGTATATTGCAGCTTGGATTCTGCTTTCACTTTCTTAAGTTTCACGTAGTCTTTAACTCATGTTGTTTCTTTGGAGTTATTCCTTGTGCCCATAGGAGAGCAGCAAGAAGGAAAGCTTGCCAGTTACTGAAATTTTGTATGTGAATTTTACTCCTTACATTCCCAAATGCCAGAATATATTTTTGTCCTTCAAATGTTTGTCTGaactttttttcaaaatttgtgTTGACTTGTTTCTAAAATCCTTTAAAACCTGCTCCCTAaatgtttgtgtatgtgtggATGTTTGTATTCACGAGTATACGTGAGTATGAGTATGTAAAGGATGGAAGACCAATTAAGCTCTGTCTTCTTGTGCCTTTGCTTTTCCAAAGCTGCTGATGGAGACTACTGGCGACTCCTGCCTCCAGGGACATATGTAATCACTGCCCAAGCCATGGGCTATACCAGGGTGATGAAAAGGGTCACCCTTCCCATCAAGATGAAACGGGCTGGACGAGTCGACTTTGTCCTGAGACCCATTGAGACTTGGCCTAACAAGCTTCTCCGCCGGCCCATGGAAGGCATGAATGACCAGTATGACCCACTGGAACTGTTTGACCCTCATGCTCAACATGCACAGGCTCGGGGAGGGTCACAACAGGTCAGGGAGAAGCCCTGGTGGTGGTCCTACTTCAGCTCTCTAGGCCTCCATAAACCTCTCTGGCTGCTTAAACAGCACTGAACGGTGCCGTCATGCTCTGCATACCTTGTTCTGCTGCCCTTCCACCCAGCTCCATGCACCCGGATTGCTCTTAGCAATATTTAAATCTGTGTCATTTGAAAGTACGATGTTAATGCAAGCCActtgcttcttttgttttctctttgcacaCAAGTGAGTCTGTTcaattgtttttatatattaaaagcaATGGTGCACACCCATTCAAGAGCCAGGTTTTATGTAGTCTTTTTCTTAGTAATGTGCTGTACTTCTGCCCAGGTAGTTAATCATCACATTCATTATTTATTAGGTTCTAAGTACCTGCAGGAATATATTCGTGATCctttaatgcatttttgtaCATGTTTTAACACATTAATGACCATGTactaaaaacaattttcagaaatctctttttacattattttactATATTAAGTTCCATTCATTAGCTCCTCTAATATAGctcacaattattttttaaggcCATCATGTGATATTAGTATTGATtttggactgaaaaaaaaaatcattaggaATATGGAAGTAAATCTGTATCTGAATAAATAGCACATTCAGTAGGATGGGCTGCTAACAGACAAGTCAGTATTAATGAGGAATCATGAAGTTTTCCCAAGTACTGTTTCGGAAATTATCCTTTGAAGACATATGTAATAAAAAATTGTTAAATACTCAATCTTATTTCTTTGAACTCTTTTGCATCAATAGATCCACAGAATCAAGAAAAATGCTTGGAAAGTAGATTCTGTTCCAAGAAGTGTGAAAATCCAATCATTATGatatataaatttaaatagAATTTGAAGTTTTCTAGTGTAATAagtaaagcaaaacacagaaatatatgCTCACTCATGGAAGTACTCACAACCTATGATGTAGAAAAGTGCATGAAGTAATTTGAAGAATATGACACATTATCCTAAAGGATGTTAATATCACGCAGTCTTTAGTCCACTGGATTATTAATGGAATAATCAAATAAATCATTAAGTTCTTTCCAAAATAGTTAAATAGGTAAATAGTGGTCTTGCAAGATGTTGTCCTccctcagaaatgttttttgaatATCCATGATTTTGATGAAACATTTAGACCCGTACTTCCTTTTGGCTTGCAGTGGATAATGAGCTTCATGCACTTACAGTAATTTCTCATCTGAACGCCACGTTGTATGATCAAGATGTTTGGAGCTGATGTACTTCCTGCAGGAACTGCAGTATTAGTTGTCTGGATTGCCCTATGCCCTAAAAATTTGTTTCCTCAATTTAGACTAAAAAAATCCCATATTACATGAGGTCTGTACTCCATGTGCATGTATCTTAGACTATAATTGCCTAAGAAGACCCAGGAGATGAATGACTTTAATTCTGCAGCCGGACACTGTACATGCCTGAGTGCCTTATTCCCTGCTGTAACCTGATAGAAGTTCAGAATCTGTTAGTccagtgtttaaatgtttgCAGGACTGGAGTCtatgtaaaaaatgaaagaaaaccaactCATAGCATTAACAAAAATAGTTATACAAGGCCAAATGTACTGCACACAAATTAGCGATCCTTTCCCAGGCTTACTAAACTGAAGAAACTCTGAATCCTAAATGTTTCATGGAGAAACAAGCAAAAGATATACCTACAGACTGTATTTCCTGTAATATGTATTACCACTGTTTACTATGGTCATTTTTTACAAAGATGCTATACAGTGAAAAAATTGGTAAAACTagcaaaatcagaaaaatatgcCAAATTGCTGGCCATTAGCTGTTCTTTTTATGTACGTAATGTCTTGCACACTTAGAAAGATGCTTTCTATTAGTATATCCCATATTCTCATAAGACTATTTGGAATTTTGTCAAGTAATCACAGTACACCCAAGCcaactgaaatataaaacagaATGGCTGTGCAGAAAATCCATTCCTTTCCATGAGTCCCATGTGGAAATAGCAGATGGCAATCAAGACTGTGGAAAGACAATTTTCTGGGAAAATTGTAAAGAAGTGCTAAGTTTGAGAGAGTGtaaaaagcagctcttctgGACTACCATAGCTCTAATGTGAAATTGGTACAATAGAACAAAAGTAGCTTCCCTACATTTCTCTGCCTCATCCATAAAATGAGGTGTTCAGCGGATAAAAATTTGAGATCAGACTTCTGATTCACACACAGCAACCTGTAGAGATGGGATTTGTAAAACAAATTATGTCAACAAAAGCAATTACAAGGGTTCTGGGAAAAGGTATGCCTCAGTCTTCTGAAACTACTCCATTTTTCTGAGAGACAAAATCTTCAGTTCTCAGCTCCTTGGAGATGGAAAAGACTTCCAGCATTCTCTTGGTGCCTCTCAAACATTCGTTTAAGTTTAGATTAGATTTGGGGTGTCTTTATCAATGCTTTGaagatacaaaaagaaaaaaaaaaagtaaggaaaaaaagaaatcattggTCAAAACCAGCCTTGCAGACTCAGCTTGGCCTTTTTCCAGAGGACTACATGTTTAGCAGTTGGACTGCTTTCAAGAATTACAGTGTGTGTTCATGAGACTCTCTCTCCTTTTAAGTCAGAGACTACATAACTTTTTCAATTACCTTCCAACCACATATTGAACAGTATTGACATATGTTTTTTGTAACATCCTCcttaataattaattttctagTCTCCACGTTTGAGGGGGTCTTCTCAGCCATGGAGCCAAACTGTTTCTGCAGAAAGCAATAACATTAATAAATGTTCTAACTTGCTAGCTCTCCAGACCTCATCAGTCTGCCAGCAATGAATCTTCCCAACAAGTCAAAATATGTAAATCTAAGCAATACAATTACAGATATAAAGAGCAAAGAAGATCTCTTTATGTCATATGTACAAATTACTTTTCATTCTTATTGCAGAGAAAAATCAAGAACACCTACAGAAAATATCAGGAGCTAAATCACAAGTACTGTATATGGTTACACTGAAGAAGCCTTGGGTCTCCGTTCCATTCATAAGAGAGAAGCTAAAGGAGAAAAGCTTGCAGTTGTTgacattttcatctgttttaacAAAATGATGTTTCATTCTTGGGCCACCCACACGTAATAAGGAGCGTCTTTATCTTCCTCACAATAGAAAAGAGGAGAGTGTTTTGAGATTTCCTAGAAACACAACTTATGTCAAAATCACCATCCACTAAAGATTCctgtttacatttttaatactgCTTATCCCATTCTTCTTCTTTCAACGTCTCAGTTTAACAGCAAAATGAGCTCCAGAGCAATATTGCAGGCTTCTTGGAAGTCCTGTGAACCAGCTGTCTAGCAGGGCTTGCCAGACCAGTGTCATTTCTTTGTGTCCATCATTCTAGCATTTCACTGCAATTCAAACAAGCCAGAGACGTCTTTAACAGCCATCCAGCTCTGAGTGTGTGGGGGAACACCAGAAGGGTTTCTCGTAGGACTTTTTTGTGGCCATGTCCATTTTCTGGATCTAGGCCTATTTGAATGAATACATGATGAATGAAGGGGGATTCCCCCCAGTTTGGCTCCTAGGAGCCACCAGTGACACACCAGTAGAGAAGCAATTGTGCTTATGTCATCATGGCAGTGTAGTGGAAGAGAGAACACCATCAGTAAGTATATCATTGTAGTACTGAGACTGACCAAGTCCCACAATTTTTACAAAGTTTGGAATCATACCATCATTTTCCCATCCCATTCTGATATATGAATAGTTCATAAAGCCAGGTGGAAAAGTATAGTCATATCCCCGAAGaggtaaataaatataattataaatataGGACTCTCTGAATATTTAAGTATTTGACAGTTATTGGTTGCTGAAGTGTCTCTCAGAACTGAATTATGGAAAGAGatgtaacttttaaaaaatattttaaaaatttacatATATATCTTTGAGATAGATCCGTTATGTCAATGCATAGGTCTCGACTTCGAGAGGAAgcaaaaggggggaaaaaagtcattAACATGCACTGGTAGCTAAACTTTGTTaggattattttaaatgatggGAGAAGAGTCTTTTTTAGTTAAATACTCCTTTAAGGATTTGTATCACCTTCTAACAATAGGGGAAAACTTCGCTAATCTAAAAGAATAGTGATGTTATTGCTGGCGTTGTCTTTAGTTTCCTTCtttcaaaatggaattaaaGTACTGTTGGTACACTCAGTAATGTAATGTGTACTCat
Above is a window of Meleagris gallopavo isolate NT-WF06-2002-E0010 breed Aviagen turkey brand Nicholas breeding stock chromosome 4, Turkey_5.1, whole genome shotgun sequence DNA encoding:
- the LOC104910864 gene encoding carboxypeptidase Z, coding for MFKMLAKAYADAHPVISDRSEHRCGGNFVKRGGIINGAEWYSFTGGMADFNYLHTNCFEVTVEVGCEKFPLEEELFTIWHENRDALLNYMEMVHRGIKGIVSDKFGNPIKNARISVRGIQHDITTAADGDYWRLLPPGTYVITAQAMGYTRVMKRVTLPIKMKRAGRVDFVLRPIETWPNKLLRRPMEGMNDQYDPLELFDPHAQHAQARGGSQQVREKPWWWSYFSSLGLHKPLWLLKQH